In a genomic window of Thermoproteota archaeon:
- a CDS encoding ATP-binding protein: MYFSLGVKSKREDFYDMEAELDSLESELRSSISRMVVVKGIRRTGKSSLMRVALSELGMPHVLIDLRLGGSISPDDIYSYLSEELGKLLERRKGVRKFLSKIKEVEIAGFRIEISRRSLSTLGKLVSALNEWAESEGTYLVMAFDEAQDLRIIRGFPELLAHIYDYKERIKLLLAGSEVGLLDRLLGRGNPSSPLFGRAYAEILLKRFSRERSLDFLIRGFEQVGMSPPEGELEEAVGKLDGIVGWLTYYGYHRMRMKHEDALSRTIDEGASLAARELENFLSTRGVARKRYVEVLKILKNPSRWSDVKRGLTATLGVKISDKQISTYLRELVEYGFVEKRDGLYEIADPLLVEAARRGLLR; encoded by the coding sequence TTGTATTTTTCACTAGGCGTGAAGTCCAAGAGGGAAGACTTCTACGACATGGAGGCCGAGCTGGATTCGCTGGAGTCGGAACTCCGCAGCTCAATCTCGAGGATGGTAGTGGTGAAGGGCATCAGGAGGACCGGCAAGTCGTCGCTTATGAGAGTTGCTCTGTCCGAGCTCGGCATGCCACATGTGCTAATCGATCTACGATTAGGTGGTTCGATCTCACCTGACGATATCTACTCCTACCTGTCGGAAGAGCTGGGAAAGCTCTTAGAAAGGAGGAAAGGTGTGAGGAAGTTCCTCTCTAAGATAAAAGAAGTGGAAATTGCCGGATTTCGTATAGAGATATCGAGAAGGTCGCTGTCAACTTTAGGAAAGCTGGTGAGCGCCCTTAATGAGTGGGCGGAGTCCGAGGGTACCTACTTGGTGATGGCGTTTGACGAGGCGCAAGATCTCCGGATCATCAGGGGTTTCCCGGAACTGCTCGCGCACATCTACGACTATAAGGAGAGGATCAAGCTGTTGCTGGCTGGGTCGGAAGTGGGACTCCTCGATCGATTACTTGGCAGGGGAAATCCCTCTTCCCCGTTATTCGGCCGAGCTTACGCGGAGATACTTCTCAAGAGGTTCTCCCGGGAGAGATCACTGGACTTCCTCATCAGGGGTTTTGAGCAGGTCGGGATGAGCCCTCCTGAGGGGGAACTGGAGGAAGCGGTGGGGAAGTTAGACGGGATCGTCGGTTGGCTCACCTACTATGGCTACCACCGGATGAGAATGAAACATGAGGATGCCCTGAGTAGGACGATCGATGAGGGAGCCTCCTTGGCCGCCCGAGAGCTGGAGAACTTCTTATCCACGAGGGGAGTGGCGAGGAAGAGGTACGTGGAGGTCCTCAAAATCCTTAAGAATCCCTCCAGGTGGTCGGACGTCAAGAGAGGCCTAACTGCCACGTTGGGAGTTAAGATAAGCGATAAGCAGATCTCCACCTACTTGAGGGAACTTGTGGAGTATGGATTCGTCGAGAAGAGAGATGGGCTGTATGAAATAGCGGATCCCCTCTTGGTGGAGGCGGCGAGGAGGGGGCTCCTCAGGTAG
- a CDS encoding Ldh family oxidoreductase: protein MKYEDLMDFVTSVFVKLGVPEEHARWTADNLVTADLRGISSHGVARLKRYVDGIVNGAVKTHPNIQVVREGPAYALIDGDSGLGQVVGRKAMELAIKKAKEAGIGFVTVRLSNHFGIAGYYAMMALDHDMIGVTMTNARPLVAHTGALGKWIGTNPIAVAAPTKTPPPWVLDMATSIVPIGKMEVYTRMGKKAPLGWGIDAQGKLTDDPMVIRKEGALLPLGGLGELFGGHKGYGLAVMVELFSGVLSGASLLKDVGQTEGPGPSNVGHFFMAINIESFMPVDEFKERMDYMIQKLKSAPLHPDFKKIWVHGEKSWLTTQKRLKDGIPIYKKVMANMKDVADQVGVEFPWKL from the coding sequence GTGAAGTATGAGGACCTTATGGACTTCGTCACCTCCGTCTTCGTTAAACTGGGTGTGCCCGAGGAGCACGCCCGCTGGACGGCTGATAACTTGGTTACCGCCGATTTGAGGGGTATAAGCTCCCACGGGGTCGCGAGGCTGAAGAGGTATGTCGATGGGATAGTGAACGGCGCCGTGAAAACTCATCCGAACATTCAGGTCGTGAGGGAAGGTCCCGCCTACGCCTTGATTGACGGTGACTCAGGACTGGGTCAGGTTGTCGGCAGGAAGGCAATGGAGCTGGCGATAAAGAAGGCGAAGGAAGCAGGCATAGGTTTCGTGACCGTGAGGCTCAGCAATCACTTCGGCATTGCCGGCTACTACGCGATGATGGCCCTAGACCACGACATGATAGGCGTCACGATGACCAACGCTAGGCCCCTAGTGGCGCATACCGGTGCCTTAGGTAAGTGGATAGGGACTAACCCCATAGCGGTCGCTGCCCCAACGAAGACTCCACCTCCTTGGGTGCTGGATATGGCCACATCCATCGTACCGATAGGGAAGATGGAAGTATACACGAGGATGGGCAAGAAGGCCCCTCTGGGATGGGGTATTGATGCCCAAGGTAAGCTGACCGACGATCCCATGGTCATAAGGAAGGAAGGCGCTTTACTACCGCTGGGAGGTCTTGGCGAACTCTTCGGTGGTCATAAGGGTTACGGTCTTGCCGTGATGGTCGAGCTCTTCTCGGGCGTGCTGAGCGGTGCATCTCTGCTGAAGGATGTGGGCCAGACCGAGGGCCCGGGACCGAGCAACGTGGGGCATTTCTTCATGGCCATCAATATAGAGAGCTTCATGCCTGTGGATGAGTTCAAGGAGAGGATGGACTACATGATACAGAAGTTGAAGTCAGCACCGCTCCATCCGGACTTCAAGAAGATATGGGTGCACGGTGAGAAGAGCTGGCTCACCACCCAGAAGAGGCTGAAGGATGGTATACCCATCTACAAGAAGGTAATGGCTAACATGAAGGATGTGGCCGATCAGGTAGGCGTCGAGTTCCCCTGGAAGCTCTAA